The Rhizobium indicum genome has a segment encoding these proteins:
- the ugpB gene encoding sn-glycerol-3-phosphate ABC transporter substrate-binding protein UgpB, translated as MNKIAFFLSAGLTSLSLSVPAMAATKIQWWHAMGGENGAKLEQIAKGFNASQSDYEIVPVFKGTYDETLTGAIAAFRANQQPAIVQVYEVGTGTMMAAQGAVYPVYQLMKDEGEAWDQSKFIAPVVGYYSDTSGNVLSLPFNSSTPIMYYNKDVFKKAGLDPETPPKTWADVEAFSRTIMKSGAARCGFTSAWISWIQTENLNALHDKPYSTKANGFGGLDAEFTFNNDLTIRHWGNLKKWQDEGLFKFGGPGGGDNAPPMFYSQECAMYMNSSAGRAGVINNAKAFKVGFAPLPYYDDVIPQPLNSIIGGATLWTLKGRPEEEYKGVAKFFTYLQKPDVQADWHQFSGYLPITEAAYKLGQDQGYYEKNPGADIGIKQLTRVTPTDNSKGIRFGNYVQVRGIIDDEFATLLGGKKTAKEAVDSVVARGNEQLRDFQSAN; from the coding sequence ATGAACAAGATCGCTTTTTTCCTGTCCGCAGGATTGACCAGCCTATCGTTATCCGTTCCGGCAATGGCAGCCACGAAGATCCAGTGGTGGCACGCGATGGGCGGCGAGAATGGCGCGAAGCTTGAACAGATCGCCAAGGGGTTCAACGCATCTCAATCTGACTACGAGATCGTCCCGGTCTTCAAAGGCACTTATGACGAGACGCTGACGGGCGCCATTGCTGCGTTCCGCGCCAACCAGCAGCCCGCAATCGTGCAGGTCTACGAAGTCGGCACCGGCACCATGATGGCAGCACAGGGCGCGGTCTATCCCGTTTACCAGTTGATGAAGGATGAGGGGGAGGCCTGGGACCAGAGCAAATTCATTGCTCCGGTCGTCGGTTACTACTCGGACACCAGCGGCAACGTTCTGTCCTTGCCGTTCAATTCCTCGACGCCGATCATGTATTACAACAAGGATGTCTTCAAGAAGGCGGGGCTTGATCCGGAGACGCCGCCGAAAACATGGGCGGACGTTGAAGCCTTTTCGCGGACGATCATGAAGTCCGGCGCAGCCAGATGCGGCTTCACCAGCGCCTGGATCTCGTGGATCCAGACTGAGAACCTGAATGCGCTGCACGATAAGCCGTATTCCACAAAGGCCAACGGTTTTGGCGGCTTGGACGCAGAATTCACCTTCAACAATGATCTCACGATCCGCCATTGGGGCAACCTGAAGAAGTGGCAGGACGAGGGGCTCTTCAAATTCGGAGGACCTGGCGGCGGCGATAACGCTCCTCCGATGTTCTATTCTCAGGAATGCGCGATGTACATGAACTCGTCCGCCGGTCGGGCAGGGGTCATCAACAACGCAAAGGCTTTCAAGGTCGGTTTTGCGCCGCTTCCCTACTATGACGACGTTATTCCGCAGCCGCTCAACTCGATTATCGGCGGCGCCACGCTCTGGACGCTGAAGGGTCGCCCGGAAGAGGAATACAAAGGTGTCGCGAAGTTCTTCACTTACCTGCAGAAGCCGGACGTCCAAGCCGATTGGCATCAGTTCTCGGGCTACCTGCCGATAACCGAGGCTGCCTATAAGCTGGGCCAGGATCAGGGCTATTACGAGAAGAATCCCGGAGCAGATATCGGTATTAAGCAGCTGACGCGGGTGACACCCACCGACAATTCCAAGGGCATCCGGTTCGGCAACTACGTCCAGGTGCGTGGCATCATCGACGATGAGTTTGCGACCTTGCTGGGCGGGAAGAAGACGGCGAAGGAAGCAGTTGATTCCGTGGTCGCACGAGGCAACGAACAGCTTCGCGATTTCCAGTCCGCCAACTAA
- a CDS encoding sugar kinase yields MTTSSISIFDPPPGQARRVLCVGAAVMDTLFRVRSLPTGQGKILPYDMLQVAEGMASSAAFAVARLGGNASLWGAVGDDSTGERIIADLSDSGIDTGGMLRVVGARSAVSTILVDDQGERLIVPFYDAGLHETIKPVTKQEISAFDAVLVDVRWPKLALRTLVAARDAAIPAILDGDVAGDGVIEMLAPAASHIVFSQPAAERLAGTAELVKVVGLLKRKFEHAFISVTAGENGCFWFDDRTGEVVHLVAPKVRAVDTLAAGDIFHGAFALAIAEGMPIEEAMRLSSMAAALKCQVFGGRTGAPTRAEVCRVLQNWDPPVAAMRGPNWKRSEGR; encoded by the coding sequence TTGACGACTTCTTCTATTTCTATCTTCGACCCGCCTCCCGGTCAGGCGCGCCGCGTTTTGTGTGTCGGCGCGGCGGTTATGGACACCCTGTTTCGTGTACGCTCGCTACCGACTGGCCAGGGCAAAATCCTGCCTTACGATATGCTGCAGGTCGCCGAGGGCATGGCATCGAGTGCTGCCTTTGCAGTCGCCCGGCTGGGCGGCAATGCCAGCCTCTGGGGTGCAGTCGGCGATGATTCCACTGGCGAACGCATCATTGCCGACCTCAGCGATAGCGGCATAGACACGGGCGGCATGCTGCGCGTGGTAGGCGCCCGCTCGGCCGTTTCGACGATCCTTGTCGATGATCAGGGCGAGCGCTTGATCGTGCCTTTCTACGATGCAGGCCTGCACGAGACGATCAAGCCGGTCACAAAACAGGAAATTTCTGCTTTCGATGCGGTGCTGGTCGACGTCCGGTGGCCGAAGCTTGCGCTGCGGACGTTGGTGGCAGCCAGAGACGCGGCCATTCCGGCCATTCTCGATGGTGACGTTGCAGGCGATGGCGTGATCGAGATGCTTGCACCGGCCGCCAGCCACATCGTGTTCTCGCAGCCGGCGGCCGAACGGCTTGCCGGAACAGCCGAGCTGGTGAAGGTCGTCGGCCTTCTCAAGCGAAAGTTCGAGCATGCCTTCATCAGCGTCACGGCTGGCGAAAACGGCTGCTTCTGGTTCGATGACCGAACCGGCGAAGTTGTCCATCTTGTCGCTCCGAAGGTGAGGGCCGTCGATACGCTCGCAGCCGGCGATATCTTCCATGGCGCTTTCGCGTTGGCTATCGCCGAAGGCATGCCGATCGAAGAGGCGATGCGCTTGTCATCCATGGCGGCGGCGCTCAAATGCCAGGTTTTCGGCGGTCGCACCGGCGCGCCCACCAGAGCCGAAGTCTGCAGGGTGCTGCAAAATTGGGACCCGCCGGTGGCGGCGATGAGAGGTCCCAATTGGAAGAGGTCGGAAGGCCGATAA
- a CDS encoding carbohydrate ABC transporter permease yields the protein MKRKTLDRIGLLFVALVMISPVVLFFLWMISLSLKYEIDNGAYPPIFIPERFAWSNYLKVFEENNFFLYLWNSVLVTGAATLLALLIGVPAGYGIARLKAEKSALVIMIARMTPGLSFLIPLFLLFQWLNLLGTLLPQIIIHLVVTVPIVVWIMIGYFETTPMELEEAASIDGATPWQVFRLVALPIARPGIVVAFILSVIFSWNNFVFGIVLASRETRTLPVAVYNMLSFEQVSWGPLAAAALIVTLPVLILTVFAQRQIVAGLTAGAVK from the coding sequence ATGAAGCGCAAGACGCTCGATCGCATCGGCTTGCTGTTTGTTGCCCTGGTGATGATATCGCCGGTCGTCCTGTTCTTCCTCTGGATGATCTCGCTGTCGCTGAAATATGAAATCGACAACGGCGCTTATCCGCCGATCTTCATCCCGGAGCGCTTTGCCTGGTCGAACTATCTGAAGGTTTTCGAGGAGAACAACTTCTTCCTCTATCTCTGGAATTCGGTGCTGGTGACCGGTGCCGCCACGCTTCTGGCGCTGCTGATCGGCGTACCGGCCGGATATGGCATCGCGCGCCTGAAGGCTGAGAAGTCTGCGTTGGTCATCATGATCGCGCGCATGACGCCCGGCCTTTCCTTCCTGATCCCGCTCTTCCTGCTGTTCCAGTGGCTGAATCTGCTCGGCACGCTGCTGCCGCAGATCATTATCCATCTCGTCGTCACTGTGCCGATCGTCGTGTGGATCATGATCGGTTATTTCGAGACGACGCCGATGGAGCTGGAAGAGGCTGCAAGCATCGACGGCGCAACACCCTGGCAGGTTTTCCGGCTGGTCGCCTTGCCGATCGCCAGGCCAGGCATTGTCGTCGCCTTCATCCTCTCGGTCATCTTCTCGTGGAACAACTTCGTCTTCGGCATCGTGCTCGCCAGTCGCGAGACGCGCACGCTCCCCGTCGCCGTCTACAACATGCTCTCATTCGAACAGGTCAGTTGGGGTCCGCTGGCGGCGGCGGCATTGATTGTCACCTTGCCGGTGCTGATATTGACGGTGTTCGCGCAACGGCAGATCGTAGCGGGCCTGACGGCCGGCGCCGTCAAGTGA
- a CDS encoding carbohydrate ABC transporter permease codes for MASTSIETAAVAKTSKGRSKPDRFAPNYWPFVIPALIVIAAVIVFPWVFTLWMSVNSWTLGQSQVFAGLDNYARLVVDMRFWDSLWHTVLYTTLSVVAPLFLGTLAALIFDTQFPLRGLLRGIFVMPMMATPVAIALVWTMMFHPQLGVLNYLLSLIGIGPQEWIYNQNSVIPSLVLVETWQWTPLIMLIVLGGLAAVPREPYESAEIDGANVWQKFRYLTLPMIAPFLMIAVMIRSIDAVKSFDIIYAMTQGGPGTASETINIYLYNTAFAYYDIGYGSAMAVVFFILIVLLAFVLMMLRQRANWSDGEAR; via the coding sequence ATGGCCTCGACAAGCATCGAAACGGCCGCAGTGGCCAAGACGTCGAAAGGAAGGAGCAAACCGGATCGGTTTGCTCCCAACTACTGGCCTTTCGTCATCCCGGCGCTCATCGTCATTGCGGCCGTCATCGTTTTTCCATGGGTGTTTACCCTTTGGATGAGCGTCAACAGCTGGACGCTTGGCCAGTCCCAGGTCTTTGCGGGACTGGACAACTATGCCCGCCTGGTCGTGGATATGCGCTTCTGGGACTCGCTGTGGCATACGGTGCTCTATACGACGCTCTCCGTGGTGGCGCCCCTTTTCCTAGGGACGCTCGCCGCGCTGATCTTCGATACGCAATTTCCGCTGCGCGGCCTTCTGCGTGGCATATTCGTGATGCCGATGATGGCGACGCCCGTCGCCATTGCCCTCGTCTGGACGATGATGTTCCACCCGCAGCTCGGCGTCCTCAACTATCTTCTCTCCCTCATCGGCATCGGCCCGCAGGAGTGGATCTATAATCAGAACAGCGTCATCCCATCGCTGGTGCTGGTCGAGACTTGGCAATGGACGCCGCTTATCATGCTGATTGTGCTCGGCGGTCTGGCGGCGGTTCCACGCGAGCCCTATGAAAGTGCCGAAATCGACGGAGCCAATGTCTGGCAGAAATTTCGCTATCTGACGCTGCCGATGATCGCGCCATTCCTGATGATTGCCGTGATGATCCGCAGCATCGATGCGGTGAAAAGTTTCGACATCATTTACGCCATGACCCAGGGCGGCCCGGGCACGGCGTCGGAAACGATCAACATCTATCTCTACAACACTGCTTTCGCTTACTACGATATTGGCTATGGATCTGCGATGGCGGTTGTCTTTTTCATCCTCATCGTCCTGCTCGCCTTCGTCCTGATGATGCTGCGGCAGCGCGCGAACTGGTCCGACGGGGAGGCACGCTGA
- a CDS encoding ABC transporter substrate-binding protein: MSSFLNPTRRGFLAGTAAFGASSMLGVRFASAAVDWKRFAGTTLEVNLVKSPRSEILLKYLSEFEELTGIKVNAEATPEQQQRQKTTIELSSGKPSFDVVHMSYHVQKRQFEKGGWLADIGGFLKDPSLTDPSLVETDFAEAGLTFAKDPDGVLRSLPFSVDYWIIYWNKTLFEKKGLAYPTTFEELASAAEALTDPSSNTYGFVARGLKNANTPVWTSLLLGYGSSPLGPDGKLRTTSQEAIDAAKLYQKLMTKTAPPGVSGFNWAEAQSAFLQGKIGMWLDGVGFAPPIENPEKSRVVGQVGYGIMPKGPKAQAAGTFGDGLGVVAASQKKEAGYLFCQWAISHEMGARLLQAGAGVPFRQSVLEDAKVREGVKMPGAWLDAVVGSGKISQLALPVIIPVTEFRDVYGVGLTNMIGGADPETELKAATAQFEPVLAKSEG; the protein is encoded by the coding sequence ATGTCATCGTTTTTGAACCCGACGAGACGCGGCTTTCTGGCAGGTACGGCCGCTTTTGGCGCCAGCAGCATGCTCGGCGTCCGGTTTGCATCGGCTGCCGTCGATTGGAAGCGCTTTGCCGGCACGACGCTTGAAGTCAACCTGGTCAAGAGCCCGCGCAGCGAAATACTTCTGAAGTACCTGTCCGAATTCGAGGAGCTCACCGGCATCAAGGTCAATGCCGAAGCGACACCCGAACAACAGCAGCGCCAGAAAACGACCATCGAGCTGAGCTCCGGCAAGCCGAGCTTCGATGTCGTGCACATGAGCTATCATGTCCAGAAGCGGCAGTTCGAAAAGGGCGGCTGGCTTGCCGATATCGGCGGGTTTCTCAAGGACCCCTCGCTGACCGACCCGTCTCTGGTTGAAACCGACTTTGCCGAAGCCGGCCTGACTTTCGCCAAAGATCCGGACGGCGTTCTGCGTTCGCTTCCATTCTCGGTCGATTACTGGATCATCTACTGGAACAAGACGCTGTTCGAGAAGAAGGGGCTGGCCTACCCGACGACGTTTGAAGAACTCGCCAGTGCTGCGGAAGCGCTCACCGATCCTTCGAGCAACACCTACGGCTTCGTCGCCCGCGGCCTGAAGAACGCCAATACGCCGGTCTGGACGTCGCTGCTGCTCGGCTATGGTTCGAGCCCGCTCGGCCCTGATGGCAAGCTGCGCACGACATCGCAAGAAGCGATCGATGCAGCCAAGCTCTATCAAAAGCTGATGACCAAGACCGCCCCTCCCGGCGTCTCCGGCTTCAACTGGGCCGAGGCGCAGTCGGCCTTCCTGCAGGGCAAGATCGGCATGTGGCTGGACGGCGTCGGTTTTGCGCCGCCGATCGAGAATCCGGAAAAGTCGCGCGTCGTCGGCCAGGTCGGTTACGGCATCATGCCGAAAGGTCCGAAGGCACAGGCCGCGGGCACCTTCGGCGACGGGCTCGGCGTCGTCGCGGCAAGTCAGAAGAAAGAAGCCGGCTACCTCTTCTGCCAATGGGCGATTTCGCATGAAATGGGCGCACGTCTGCTGCAGGCCGGCGCCGGCGTTCCTTTCCGCCAGTCCGTCCTCGAGGATGCGAAGGTCCGCGAAGGCGTCAAGATGCCGGGCGCCTGGCTTGATGCCGTTGTCGGTTCCGGCAAGATCTCGCAGCTCGCGCTGCCGGTCATCATTCCGGTCACCGAGTTCCGCGACGTCTATGGTGTCGGTCTCACCAACATGATCGGCGGCGCCGATCCCGAAACCGAGCTGAAGGCAGCGACGGCACAGTTCGAACCCGTCCTGGCGAAAAGCGAGGGATAA
- a CDS encoding GntR family transcriptional regulator, with product MFLGEAMDGTDEQPTLREKAYESFTRHLLARDVRPGQFVSQRRLVELTGLTLGAIRELIPRLEAEGLIKTVPQRGLQIAHIDLNLIREAFQLRVFLEKEAVALFTRSASDETVAGLVKQHRDIADAIRNGDGSHELEVHAQAVDWGMHDAFIDALGNTIISNAYRVNSIKMRLISQDRFRIDGHVGPVMVEHLKVLEAIERRSAEDAVNSLVAHINHARDRALRI from the coding sequence ATGTTTCTGGGAGAGGCGATGGACGGAACGGACGAGCAGCCGACACTGCGGGAAAAGGCGTATGAGAGCTTCACACGCCATCTTCTTGCGCGTGACGTGCGCCCCGGCCAGTTCGTTTCGCAGCGGCGCCTCGTCGAGCTGACAGGGCTGACGCTTGGCGCCATCCGCGAACTCATCCCGAGGCTCGAAGCCGAAGGTCTGATCAAGACGGTGCCCCAGCGGGGGTTGCAAATCGCGCATATCGACCTGAACCTCATTCGCGAGGCGTTCCAGCTGCGCGTCTTCCTGGAGAAGGAAGCGGTCGCGCTTTTCACCCGCTCCGCGTCTGACGAGACGGTCGCCGGGCTTGTGAAGCAGCATCGGGATATCGCCGACGCCATTCGAAATGGCGATGGATCGCACGAATTGGAAGTACACGCGCAAGCTGTCGATTGGGGCATGCATGACGCCTTTATCGATGCTTTGGGAAATACCATCATCTCGAACGCCTACCGGGTGAACTCGATCAAGATGCGCCTGATCAGTCAGGACCGTTTTCGCATCGATGGTCACGTCGGACCTGTCATGGTTGAGCACCTGAAGGTGCTCGAGGCAATCGAACGACGATCGGCGGAGGACGCCGTCAACAGCCTTGTCGCACATATCAATCATGCAAGAGATCGTGCGCTCAGGATATAA
- a CDS encoding dihydrodipicolinate synthase family protein, whose translation MTQKFGLSVALATPFDSNGDIAIEAMIEQARRSLAAGCSSVTLFGTTGEGSSLGTQERERILASMLDSGIAAKQIIVGVLVDAAEDAAMQAGHALSKGARNILLAPPSYFKNVSDDGVFQWFSAVFAILGDKARDIIVYNIPSVTMVPLSVSLIGRLRTAFPNVVTGVKDSSGDWPFTEKLLKAHGDLVILVGDERHLAKGVRLGGQGAISGMANFVPREVKLMAEEGKDDSRIEDFVAELLKFPVTAAVKAMVAHLTSDEIWLAVRPPLVSISDEGQAQLALAFDTLFRSKAA comes from the coding sequence TTGACACAAAAATTCGGGCTCTCGGTTGCTCTTGCCACGCCGTTCGACAGCAATGGCGATATCGCGATCGAGGCGATGATCGAGCAGGCACGGCGCAGCCTCGCGGCCGGCTGCTCGAGTGTGACCCTGTTCGGGACGACGGGTGAAGGCTCTTCCCTCGGCACCCAGGAACGTGAGCGTATCCTCGCTTCCATGCTCGACAGTGGGATAGCCGCAAAGCAGATCATCGTCGGTGTGCTGGTCGACGCTGCCGAGGATGCGGCGATGCAGGCCGGTCATGCGCTCTCCAAGGGAGCCCGCAATATCCTTCTTGCGCCACCGTCCTATTTCAAGAACGTGAGTGACGACGGCGTCTTCCAGTGGTTTTCGGCTGTTTTCGCTATTCTGGGCGACAAGGCGCGAGACATAATCGTCTACAACATTCCTTCGGTCACCATGGTTCCGCTGAGTGTATCGCTAATCGGCCGGCTACGAACCGCCTTTCCCAATGTCGTTACGGGCGTCAAAGATTCCTCCGGCGACTGGCCTTTTACGGAAAAGCTGCTGAAGGCGCATGGCGATCTCGTCATCCTGGTGGGCGACGAACGTCACCTGGCGAAGGGCGTGCGGCTTGGCGGCCAGGGTGCGATCTCCGGCATGGCGAATTTCGTACCTCGCGAAGTCAAGCTGATGGCGGAAGAGGGCAAAGACGATTCTCGCATAGAGGATTTCGTGGCCGAATTGTTGAAATTTCCGGTGACCGCTGCCGTGAAAGCGATGGTCGCTCACTTGACGTCGGATGAAATCTGGCTTGCGGTTCGCCCACCACTCGTTTCAATATCCGACGAAGGGCAGGCGCAACTCGCTCTTGCGTTCGACACTCTTTTCCGCTCGAAGGCGGCATAG
- the repC gene encoding plasmid replication protein RepC: MESGYVTTPFGRRPMSLGMLASQQLAETIEPGMKRSKWKLFRAICEARPALGVTDRALTVLDALLTFYPDDEISEEKGLIVFPSNAQLSLRARGMTPATLRRHLAVLVEAGLILRKDSPNGKRYARRDRAGAIGEAFGFSVAPLLARAVEIETLAAQAVADRELLRVTRQRMTLCRRDISKLIETALEEGVPGDWEGISAMFRALLARLPRVATAEDLAPLLDEMGLLRAEIVNMLEIRIKTKKIDANESQIEHHKQNSNPNSIYEFEPSFDTKQGEKAAADNDPNAGPSDERRLKPQKPSGGMSNRTGGAADPGAGPSLKSFPLGLVLQACPSILDYGPGGSIGNWRDLMSAAVVVRSMLGVSPSAYEEACSGMGPENAATVIACILERGGHINSPGGYLRDLTRRTERGEFAIGPMLMALVRANGPAARHAS, encoded by the coding sequence ATGGAGAGTGGATATGTGACGACGCCCTTTGGGCGGCGGCCGATGTCGCTTGGCATGCTGGCAAGCCAGCAACTGGCCGAGACCATCGAGCCGGGAATGAAACGCAGTAAATGGAAGCTGTTCAGGGCGATCTGCGAAGCGCGGCCGGCGCTTGGCGTCACCGATCGGGCGCTGACGGTGCTCGATGCGCTTCTGACCTTCTACCCTGACGACGAAATCTCCGAGGAAAAAGGACTGATCGTCTTCCCGTCGAATGCGCAGCTTTCGTTGCGCGCTCGAGGCATGACCCCAGCCACCCTCAGGCGGCATCTTGCCGTCCTGGTCGAGGCCGGCCTGATCCTGCGCAAGGACAGCCCGAATGGCAAACGCTATGCGCGCCGCGACAGGGCAGGGGCCATCGGCGAGGCTTTCGGCTTCAGCGTCGCACCGCTTCTGGCGCGTGCTGTCGAAATCGAAACCCTGGCCGCCCAGGCGGTTGCCGACCGGGAGCTGCTGCGGGTGACCAGGCAACGCATGACGCTGTGCCGGCGCGATATCTCCAAGCTGATTGAGACGGCCCTCGAAGAAGGGGTTCCCGGTGATTGGGAAGGCATTTCGGCGATGTTTCGAGCGCTTCTTGCCCGACTTCCACGCGTGGCGACAGCCGAAGACCTGGCACCGCTGCTCGACGAGATGGGGCTGCTGCGTGCCGAGATCGTCAACATGCTGGAAATACGGATAAAAACAAAAAAAATAGACGCCAATGAGTCTCAAATTGAGCATCACAAACAGAATTCAAATCCCAACTCCATTTATGAATTTGAACCAAGCTTCGATACGAAGCAGGGCGAAAAGGCAGCGGCCGATAATGACCCGAACGCCGGGCCGTCCGACGAACGAAGATTGAAACCGCAAAAGCCTTCCGGCGGGATGAGCAACAGGACGGGGGGCGCGGCCGATCCAGGCGCCGGACCAAGCCTGAAATCCTTCCCGCTCGGCCTCGTCCTCCAGGCCTGCCCCAGTATTCTCGATTACGGGCCTGGCGGAAGCATCGGCAATTGGCGAGACCTTATGTCGGCGGCCGTCGTCGTGCGCTCGATGCTCGGCGTCAGTCCCTCGGCCTATGAGGAAGCCTGCTCGGGCATGGGGCCGGAAAACGCCGCAACCGTGATCGCCTGCATCTTGGAAAGGGGTGGGCACATCAATTCGCCCGGCGGTTATCTCAGAGATCTGACCCGAAGGACCGAAAGGGGCGAATTTGCGATCGGCCCGATGCTGATGGCGCTCGTGCGGGCGAATGGGCCGGCGGCGAGGCATGCCAGTTGA
- the repB gene encoding plasmid partitioning protein RepB — translation MARKNLIEISAPSPERMDAVAPRDNRPIAGFVPQERSAAPVGGITKTLGNITEKMERASELERQLATGQTIVELDPGLIDASFVSDRLAIDAAELAQLVEQIREHGQQVPILVRPHPETRGRYQVAYGHRRLAATREIGIRVRAVVRDLTDGQLVVSQGQENSARTNLSYIERALFASRLEERSFGRDVIMAALGVDKAALSRMLIVIRQVPLDLVNAIGAAPDIGRRRWLELGERLEKADVERIIAELSADDARKISSDERFQRALVLATKKTAAPKPAVAKAQVSGVPVMIKKTASGATFVFDGKTAPGFDQFVQERLKGLFQEFNKDRGA, via the coding sequence ATGGCGCGCAAGAACCTCATCGAAATCTCCGCTCCGAGCCCGGAAAGAATGGACGCAGTCGCACCGCGCGACAATCGCCCGATCGCGGGATTCGTGCCGCAGGAGCGCAGTGCAGCGCCGGTCGGCGGCATTACCAAGACGCTCGGCAACATTACCGAGAAAATGGAGCGGGCGAGTGAGCTGGAGCGGCAGCTTGCCACCGGCCAGACCATCGTCGAACTCGATCCCGGCCTGATCGACGCTTCCTTCGTCAGCGACCGATTGGCGATCGATGCGGCCGAACTCGCGCAACTTGTCGAGCAGATCCGCGAGCATGGGCAGCAGGTTCCGATCCTTGTCCGCCCGCATCCCGAAACCAGGGGACGCTATCAGGTCGCCTACGGCCATCGGCGCCTGGCTGCCACCCGAGAAATCGGCATCAGGGTGCGTGCGGTCGTCCGCGATCTCACCGACGGTCAGCTGGTCGTCAGCCAGGGACAGGAAAACAGCGCTCGAACCAATCTCTCCTACATCGAGCGCGCGCTCTTCGCATCGCGGCTCGAGGAACGCAGCTTTGGCCGCGATGTCATCATGGCGGCTCTCGGCGTGGACAAGGCGGCGCTGTCGAGAATGCTGATCGTCATACGACAGGTCCCCCTTGATCTCGTCAACGCCATAGGTGCGGCACCTGATATCGGCCGCCGGCGATGGTTGGAATTGGGCGAGCGGCTTGAGAAAGCCGATGTCGAAAGGATCATCGCGGAGTTGTCCGCGGACGACGCGCGTAAAATTTCGAGCGACGAGCGGTTTCAGCGGGCACTCGTTCTGGCAACGAAGAAGACGGCTGCGCCGAAGCCGGCGGTGGCCAAAGCCCAGGTTAGTGGCGTGCCTGTCATGATCAAGAAGACAGCATCCGGTGCGACCTTCGTCTTCGACGGCAAGACCGCGCCCGGTTTCGATCAATTCGTCCAGGAAAGGCTGAAGGGCCTGTTCCAGGAGTTCAACAAGGACAGAGGAGCGTAG
- the repA gene encoding plasmid partitioning protein RepA, translating into MQPSLALQDDQEHLPSLLATDAKELSYQLQQHQAKIFPPLSQKTIRTFSPAEAAAFIGIGEGYLRQVAADGHGPDPLANGRRLYSATDMDRIRRVLDERNGTPKYVPARRPGEKLQIVSVMNFKGGSGKTTTAAHLAQFMALRGYRVLAVDLDPQASLSALFGHQPEFDVGEGETIYGAIRYEEPRPIADIVRATYTPNLHLIPGNLELMEFEHETPKAMASGTAETMFFARIGEVLTEIESLYDVVVIDCPPQLGFLTMSALCAATSVLITVHPQMLDVMSMSQFLTMTSELMSVVEKAGGRTSYDWMRYLVTRFEPNDGPQSQMTGFMRAIFGNRMLHNAMVKSTAVADAGVTKQTLYEVERSQFTRGTYDRALESLNLVNGEIEAHIRSTWGRK; encoded by the coding sequence ATGCAGCCGAGCCTTGCTCTTCAGGACGATCAAGAGCATCTCCCGTCGCTTCTGGCAACAGATGCGAAGGAGTTATCCTATCAACTTCAGCAGCATCAGGCAAAAATCTTTCCCCCGCTCTCGCAAAAGACCATCAGAACATTTTCGCCGGCGGAAGCTGCGGCCTTCATCGGTATCGGCGAAGGTTATCTCCGCCAGGTGGCCGCCGACGGCCATGGGCCTGATCCGCTCGCAAACGGACGGCGGCTTTACAGTGCAACCGATATGGACCGGATTCGCCGGGTCCTCGACGAGCGAAACGGAACGCCGAAATATGTGCCGGCCCGCAGGCCGGGGGAAAAGCTCCAGATCGTCTCCGTCATGAATTTCAAGGGCGGCTCGGGCAAGACCACCACCGCGGCCCATCTGGCGCAGTTCATGGCGCTCAGGGGCTACCGCGTGCTCGCCGTCGACCTCGATCCGCAAGCCTCCTTGTCCGCCTTGTTCGGCCATCAGCCGGAATTCGATGTCGGAGAGGGCGAAACGATCTACGGTGCGATCCGATATGAGGAGCCGCGCCCCATCGCCGACATCGTGCGTGCCACCTACACGCCCAATCTGCATCTCATTCCGGGCAATCTCGAGCTGATGGAATTCGAGCACGAGACGCCGAAGGCGATGGCGTCGGGGACGGCGGAGACGATGTTCTTTGCCCGCATCGGCGAGGTCCTGACGGAGATCGAAAGCCTTTACGACGTCGTGGTCATCGACTGCCCGCCGCAACTGGGGTTCCTGACGATGTCGGCGCTCTGCGCGGCAACCTCGGTCTTGATCACGGTCCACCCGCAGATGCTGGATGTCATGTCGATGTCGCAGTTTCTGACGATGACGAGTGAGCTGATGTCGGTCGTGGAAAAGGCCGGCGGGCGTACTAGCTATGACTGGATGCGCTATCTCGTGACGCGGTTCGAGCCGAACGACGGACCGCAAAGCCAGATGACCGGCTTCATGCGGGCGATCTTCGGCAATCGAATGCTCCACAACGCCATGGTGAAGTCGACGGCGGTCGCCGACGCCGGCGTCACCAAGCAGACACTCTACGAGGTCGAGCGGTCGCAGTTCACACGCGGAACCTACGATCGGGCTCTGGAGTCGCTCAACCTCGTGAATGGCGAGATCGAGGCGCATATTCGCTCGACCTGGGGGAGGAAATAG